TATTAAATGCCATCGTCTTTTCTATTACGATAAGCTACCAGGTGCTTTTAGTCACTCAGTCTATTGTAGTAATATTTGTATTGGCTGTTGCAGTGATGATTTTGAGAAAGGGGTACAGACCAGCAAGATATTATTTGTTGGCTTGGTCCATTTTTATGGTAGGTATTTTCCTTTTTGTTTTTAGTGAAATGGGTATAATTCCATCCAATAATTTCACAGCTTACATTATGCCTTTAGGTTCAGCTTTGGAGGTGGTGCTTCTTTCATTTGCATTGGCAGATAGGATTAACATCCTTAAAAAGGAAAAAGAGAGAGAGCAGGCGGAAAGATTGGAAGTTTTGAAGGAAAATGAAACCCTAGTTAAAGAACAAAATACGCTTCTTGAAAAGAAGGTGAAGATGAGGACTGATGAGTTGGAAAGTGCACTACGCAACCTGCAAAATACGCAAAGCCAATTGGTTAATCAGGAGAAGATGGCATCTTTAGGGCAATTGACAGCGGGTATTGCACATGAAATAAACAATCCAATCAATTTTGTGAGTTCTAATATTATGCCTCTTAAAAGAGATATTAAGGATATCATGGAGGTGATTGATTTTTACAGAAATACGGGATTAAAGGAATTTACAGAGGAGTCCAAAAAGGAGGCAAAAGATCTGGAAGAAGATCTGGAGTTGGATTATGTATTGGATGAAGTAGATCAATTGCTTAAGGGAATGGAAGATGGAGCCCGTAGAACAGTAGAGATTGTCAAAGGGCTTAGATTATTCTCCAGAGTGGATGAGCAAGATGTCAAAAAGGTAGATTTGCATGATGGCATTAACAGTACTATTATCCTTTTGAATAGCTCCATCCCGGGTAAAATTAGGATTGTCAGAGAGTTTAATGAGCTTCCTATGGTGGAATGCCTGGCGGGTAAGATTAACCAGGTATTTATGAATATTATTAATAATGCCGTTCATGCTCTTTCGGACCATATGGAGGAAATTAAAGATCCGCATATAACTATTCGAACTAAATCTAAAGTGGATTACGTTACGGTAGAAATTGAAGATAATGGGCCGGGTATGCCTGATACTGTAAAAGAACGTATATTTGAACCATTCTTTACGACGAAAGCTGTTGGAAAAGGGACTGGTTTAGGCCTGTCAATTGTTTATTCTATTATTGAAAATCACAAAGGGACCCTAGAAGTGAAAACCACTCAGGGTGAGGGTACAACTTTTATTATTACCCTACCTGTAAACCAAAGTACTCAAAAATATGAGTGATAAAATCCATGTACTCTATATTGATGATGAGGATAATAACCTAAAGTCATTTAGAGCCACACTTAGAAAAGACTTTAAAATTTTTACTGCTATTGATGCAGAAGAAGGCTTGAGGATTGCCCAGGAAGAGGAAATTCATGTGGTAATTGCTGATCAAAGAATGCCCGGTATGACTGGGACAGAGTTCTTTGAAAAGATGGTGGAAATCAATCCTGATCCCATCAGAATACTGTTAACAGGATATTCAGATATTGCTTCGGTTATTGATGCAATCAATAAAGGGGAAGTCTATCGTTTTATAGATAAGCCTTGGAATATTGAACAGATTAAAAACTCTATTAAAAATGCTGCTGATATCTATTTTATGAGAATGGAGTTGAAGGAGAAGAATATCCGACTGAAAAAACTTCACTCTGAAATGAATCAGTTTGTTTACAGTTTGTCGCATGAATTGAGAGGCCCACTGATGAGTATTTCAGGAGTTTCAAAATTGGCGAAGCTTGAAGTGGAAGATGCGAGAATTCTGGAGTATTTTGAAATGATAGATTCCTCTACCAACAAGCTAGATGATTACATCTATAAGATGCTTGATTTTTATCGATCTACTAAAATTGATCATAAAGTGACTGAGATTGATTTTCAGGTGACTATAGATCAGCAGATGGAATCATATCAGGCGAAATTTGATTTAAGCCATTTTAAAATAGATTTACAAATCAACCAACGACATACTTTTTATTCGGATGATGCCAAGATTAGGGTAATCTTAAATAATTTATTCAGCAATGCAGTCCAGTTTCAAAAGCATGGACCAGGACAAAAATGGATATCCTTGAGCATTGACGTGTTGGAAAATGAGGCAATCATCAACGTGGAGGATAATGGTATAGGAATTGATAAAAATTCTCAATCCGAAGTCTTCAACCTATTTACAAGAGCTACTCAAAAGAATGTAGGGGTAGGATTGGGGCTTTATATGGTCAAAGAAGCCGTGGAGCAAATGGGAGGTAAAATAGATTTAAAATCAGCGCTAAATGAAGGAACTTGCATTACAGTGACCTTACCTAGTATGAAATAATAAAGAAAAGGTGTCATTTTACTTCTAAAGCGTATCTTTGCTGCTGATTTGAGGGAAATCTCACTTTTTAGAAACAAACAAAACAAATATGATTAATCCTTGGCACGACGTCAATATTGGGAAAAATGCTCCTGAAACGGTCATGGGCGTGATAGAAATTCCAAAAGGAAGTAAAGGCAAGTACGAATTAGATAAGAAAACAGGGATGCTCTATCTGGATAGAGTTTTGTTTTCAGCGGT
Above is a window of Algoriphagus machipongonensis DNA encoding:
- a CDS encoding sensor histidine kinase; the protein is MMYKIFVFCLLFLATTFQGFAQFENVEKVECFSYKMTDPDVGVEELIQEESFTYNNCNNFNFGINESVLWVKLELNGLSDIENPTFTLNSTSLDLVDFYSVKGGEVIREQKNGRLLGIEARDVDSQKIIFEINNEEITADYFLVRIQNVDKKIFTGFVSSKEDLLNILNFEEILFGILTGIFIGLFFYNLFLYFSVKDKIYFIYVLHTLLVWFAQASILGFTQFLLWPDWDWMNQRSIVIFSSLVSIVGIWFLRIFLLSKSIVPKLDKGFNVIFLVYGFILLNAIVFSITISYQVLLVTQSIVVIFVLAVAVMILRKGYRPARYYLLAWSIFMVGIFLFVFSEMGIIPSNNFTAYIMPLGSALEVVLLSFALADRINILKKEKEREQAERLEVLKENETLVKEQNTLLEKKVKMRTDELESALRNLQNTQSQLVNQEKMASLGQLTAGIAHEINNPINFVSSNIMPLKRDIKDIMEVIDFYRNTGLKEFTEESKKEAKDLEEDLELDYVLDEVDQLLKGMEDGARRTVEIVKGLRLFSRVDEQDVKKVDLHDGINSTIILLNSSIPGKIRIVREFNELPMVECLAGKINQVFMNIINNAVHALSDHMEEIKDPHITIRTKSKVDYVTVEIEDNGPGMPDTVKERIFEPFFTTKAVGKGTGLGLSIVYSIIENHKGTLEVKTTQGEGTTFIITLPVNQSTQKYE
- a CDS encoding hybrid sensor histidine kinase/response regulator, with the translated sequence MSDKIHVLYIDDEDNNLKSFRATLRKDFKIFTAIDAEEGLRIAQEEEIHVVIADQRMPGMTGTEFFEKMVEINPDPIRILLTGYSDIASVIDAINKGEVYRFIDKPWNIEQIKNSIKNAADIYFMRMELKEKNIRLKKLHSEMNQFVYSLSHELRGPLMSISGVSKLAKLEVEDARILEYFEMIDSSTNKLDDYIYKMLDFYRSTKIDHKVTEIDFQVTIDQQMESYQAKFDLSHFKIDLQINQRHTFYSDDAKIRVILNNLFSNAVQFQKHGPGQKWISLSIDVLENEAIINVEDNGIGIDKNSQSEVFNLFTRATQKNVGVGLGLYMVKEAVEQMGGKIDLKSALNEGTCITVTLPSMK